Proteins encoded in a region of the Quercus lobata isolate SW786 chromosome 8, ValleyOak3.0 Primary Assembly, whole genome shotgun sequence genome:
- the LOC115955689 gene encoding mannan endo-1,4-beta-mannosidase 2-like, producing the protein MERMVGGNGLFYPILGFASCVTFIYLSFGDLMLNNEKEQKFGFVERNGTQFMLDGSAFYINGWNSYWLMDHAADEYTKPRVRAMLQAGAKMGLTVCRTWAFNDGAYNALQSSPGRFNEHVFKALDHVIAEARQHGVRLLLSLVNNLQAYGGKTQYVKWAWEEGIGLSASNDSFFFDPSIRSYFKTYIKTVLTRRNTITGIEYRNDPTIFAWELINEPRCMSDASGDTLQDWIEEMSAFVKSIDKNHLLTVGLEGFYGPKTPKSLTMNPEEWASRLGADFIRNSKISYVDFASVHIYPDHWFHEEGLDEKIKFVRKWMLSHIEDGDRELKKPVMFTEFGLSNLNKDYQPSQRDRFYKTIFDVIYKSAKKNRAGAGALVWQLFVGGMEEYNDDFGIVPWERRSTYSLITEQSCNLARIRGLNQLKGYLKELCLEGH; encoded by the exons ATGGAAAGAATGGTTGGAGGAAATGGGCTTTTTTACCCAATTCTTGGTTTTGCATCATGTGTGACTTTCATTTACTTGTCCTTTGGGGACTTGATGCTCAATAatgagaaagaacaaaaatttggttttgtggagaGGAATGGGACTCAGTTCATGTTGGATGGAAGTGCCTTTTACATTAATGGGTGGAACTCTTACTGGTTAATGGACCATGCTGCGGATGAATATACAAAACCAAGGGTCAGGGCAATGCTGCAAGCTGGTGCAAAGATGGGTCTCACTGTGTGCAGAACTTGGGCATTCAATGATGGTGCTTACAATGCCCTCCAGAGTTCCCCTGGTCGCTTCAATGAGCACGTTTTCAAG GCACTGGATCATGTTATTGCAGAAGCACGACAGCATGGGGTCAGGCTACTGCTTAGCTTAGTAAATAACTTACAAGCATATGGTGGGAAAACTCAGTATGTCAAATGGGCATGGGAAGAAGGCATAGGTTTAAGTGCCTCTAATGATTCCTTCTTCTTTGATCCATCCATACGCAGTTATTTCAAGACTTACATCAAG ACTGTGCTGACAAGGAGGAACACTATTACTGGAATTGAATATAGAAATGATCCCACCATCTTTGCCTGGGAATTGATAAATGAACCTCGTTGCATGTCTGATGCTTCAGGCGATACTCTTCAA GATTGGATAGAAGAAATGTCAGCTTTTGTGAAATCAATTGACAAGAACCATCTACTAACTGTTGGCTTGGAAGGATTTTATGGTCCTAAAACCCCCAAAAGTTTGACCATGAACCCAGAAGAATGGGCATCCAGACTTGGAGCTGATTTTATTCGCAACTCCAAGATCTCTTATGTTGATTTTGCCTCCGTTCATATCTACCCAGACCACTG GTTTCATGAGGAAGGCTTAGacgaaaaaattaaatttgttagAAAGTGGATGCTTTCACACATTGAAGATGGTGACAGGGAACTGAAGAAGCCTGTTATGTTCACTGAATTTGGATTGTCAAACCTGAACAAGGACTACCAACCATCTCAGCGAGATAGGTTTTATAAAACCATTTTTGATGTAATCTATAAATCTGCAAAGAAAAACCGGGCTGGGGCAGGTGCTTTGGTCTGGCAGTTATTTGTTGGAGGAATGGAAGAGTATAATGATGATTTTGGTATTGTACCGTGGGAAAGGCGGTCAACATACAGTCTGATAACAGAACAATCTTGCAATTTGGCTAGAATCCGAGGACTGAATCAACTAAAGGGATATTTGAAAGAATTGTGCTTGGAGGGACACTGA